A part of Aspergillus flavus chromosome 1, complete sequence genomic DNA contains:
- a CDS encoding metallo-beta-lactamase family protein (unnamed protein product), which produces MSNSLDLTICSTCGTQYPTTSESTCKICDDPRQFIPATGQSWTTLRILQTTKQYHNEFTPDTIHKNLISIHTVPRVAIGQRALLCRTATGNLLWDCITYIDDETVSKINELGGLKGIVISHPHFYTTHLHWAEIFDCPVYLAREDREWVVCPGERQVFWDSGRLSVPGVEGDLVAVKTGGHFPGSSVLWWRSLGVLLVADSIGVVPSGIYHVGRLPGTVSFTFMWSYPNMIPLPPNEVHNIWRAVKDLDFDDIRGGFMGTEVNGNCKQRVLESAQIFVKSMGHFNHAIREEQCP; this is translated from the exons ATGTCCAACTCACTAGATCTAACAATCTGCTCGACCTGCGGAACACAGTATCCCACAACATCCGAATCAACGTGTAAAATCTGCGACGATCCGAGACAGTTTATTCCTGCTACTGG ACAATCCTGGACAACACTCCGCATCCTCCAAACCACAAAACAATATCACAACGAATTCACCCCAGACACAATCCACAAGAATCTAATTTCCATTCACACAGTCCCAAGAGTGGCCATCGGGCAACGGGCCCTTCTCTGTCGTACAGCCACCGGTAATCTCCTGTGGGATTGCATCACCTATATCGATGACGAGACCGTTTCCAAGATCAATGAGCTAGGCGGACTGAAAGGGATAGTTATTTCGCATCCACATTTCTATACCACGCATCTTCACTGGGCGGAGATCTTCGACTGTCCTGTTTATCTTGCGCGGGAGGATAGAGAGTGGGTGGTTTGCCCCGGGGAGAGACAGGTTTTTTGGGATTCGGGACGGTTGTCAGTTCCTGGGGTGGAGGGTGATTTGGTGGCTGTGAAGACTGGGGGGCATTTTCCGGGGAGTTCGGTGCTTTGGTGGAGGTCGTTGGGGGTGTTGTTGGTTGCGGATTCGATTGGGGTGGTGCCGAGTGGGATTTATCATGTTGGGAGGTTGCCGGGGACGGTGTCCTTTACTTTTATGTGGTCTTATCCTAATATG ATACCTCTGCCTCCGAATGAAGTGCATAATATCTGGAGGGCCGTTAAGGATTTGGATTTCGATGATATCCGTGGTGGTTTCATGGGAACAGAGGTCAACGGCAATTGCAAACAGCGTGTGCTGGAGAGTGCTCAGATCTTTGTCAAGTCCATGGGACATTTCAACCATGCAATTCGTGAGGAACAGTGTCCTTGA